One genomic window of Methyloceanibacter sp. wino2 includes the following:
- a CDS encoding ABC-type transport auxiliary lipoprotein family protein — protein METRARYALIGFFILAVFGAAFGFVYWLENKGGFGERETYRIQFESAVPGLYIGSAVLFNGIRVGEVASVSLNPAQPQQVLATISVMKDTPIREDTVVNVEQQGLTGGVAVTLTGGTSTQPLAKSDGLATLVAPPDVGRDWTQSARDAFQEVEQILDENRVPVQEAIKNIEVFTDALARNSDKVDGILAGIERMTGGGKEASLLYSLKPATDLPPAPEAPPSWKLTIPEPTTLLAYNTDKIMTRPSPDESRALEGPRWNDSLPILVQAKLIETFENAGYTDDVTRTLGDFPNSDQLSIDIRRFDVSTGDDPTATIVILAKLQDPAGGVIGSKKFNVAEPATGNEPRDYVDALRAAFEKVALDILDWSTTTLASAPPPPPPADNAGAANMPAEDMPAEDMAPEDTPADFDGLPMPPEPDEAPQ, from the coding sequence ATGGAAACCCGTGCCCGCTACGCCCTGATCGGATTTTTCATCCTCGCCGTGTTCGGCGCGGCCTTCGGCTTTGTGTACTGGCTGGAGAACAAGGGCGGCTTCGGCGAGCGCGAGACCTATCGCATTCAGTTCGAGAGCGCGGTGCCGGGCCTCTATATCGGGTCCGCCGTCCTCTTCAACGGCATCCGCGTCGGCGAGGTGGCGAGCGTCAGCCTCAATCCGGCGCAGCCGCAGCAAGTGCTGGCGACGATCTCGGTGATGAAGGATACGCCCATCCGCGAGGACACGGTGGTGAACGTGGAGCAGCAGGGACTGACCGGCGGCGTGGCCGTGACGCTCACCGGCGGGACGTCCACCCAACCGCTGGCAAAAAGTGACGGCCTCGCGACACTGGTCGCACCGCCGGATGTGGGGCGCGACTGGACGCAAAGTGCGCGCGATGCGTTTCAGGAGGTCGAGCAAATCCTGGACGAGAACCGGGTTCCGGTCCAAGAGGCCATCAAGAATATCGAGGTCTTCACCGACGCCTTGGCCCGCAACTCCGACAAGGTTGACGGAATTCTCGCGGGCATTGAACGGATGACGGGGGGCGGCAAGGAAGCCTCCTTGCTCTATTCGCTGAAGCCTGCGACCGATCTGCCGCCGGCGCCCGAGGCGCCGCCGAGCTGGAAGCTCACGATCCCCGAGCCGACCACGCTGCTCGCTTACAACACCGACAAGATCATGACCCGGCCCTCCCCCGACGAGAGCCGCGCCTTGGAAGGACCGCGCTGGAACGACAGCCTGCCCATCCTGGTGCAGGCCAAGCTGATCGAGACCTTCGAGAACGCCGGCTACACCGACGACGTCACCCGCACGCTGGGCGACTTTCCCAACAGCGATCAGCTCTCGATCGACATCCGGCGCTTCGACGTTTCCACCGGCGACGATCCGACGGCCACGATCGTCATCCTGGCGAAACTTCAGGATCCTGCCGGCGGCGTGATCGGATCCAAGAAGTTCAACGTGGCGGAGCCCGCCACCGGGAACGAGCCGCGCGACTATGTCGACGCGCTGCGCGCGGCCTTTGAGAAGGTCGCACTCGATATTCTCGACTGGAGCACGACGACGCTGGCTTCAGCGCCACCACCGCCTCCCCCGGCAGACAATGCCGGAGCAGCCAACATGCCGGCCGAAGACATGCCGGCCGAAGACATGGCGCCTGAAGACACCCCTGCCGATTTCGACGGCCTTCCGATGCCGCCGGAGCCGGATGAGGCCCCGCAGTAG
- a CDS encoding HAD-IC family P-type ATPase: MARPSAKRDAQPSADAPLPFAQTAAEVMAAQQVALDSGLSATEAASRRERYGPNRLPDVEHRGAIMRFLLQFHNLLIYVLIGAAVLAAAIGNVIDAAVIVAVVVLNAIVGFIQEGRAERALEAIRGMIDPHAAVIRDGQRVDVAAEDIVPGDLVLLEPGTRVPADLRLARARNLRIDEAALTGESLPVDKAIRPVPQETVLADRTSMAFSGTFVANGTATGIAVATGPESELGRISALVGTVQKLTTPLIRRMDQFARLLTVFILAACAAVFLFAVYVRAYPWQEAFMVVIGLAVSAIPEGLPAVMTIALAVGVQRMADRNAIIRRLPAVETLGSVSVICSDKTGTLTRNEMTVRSVVTPESVLDVSGVGYRPQGGFTNNGAPVEPGSHQALTEAARAAILCNDAELRHCDDDWSAHGDPMEGALVCFGMKAGFDPDLLRKQLPRTDEIPFDTEHRFMATLHHGHEDGSAIAYIKGAPEQILSMCDRQLDQDQVAPLDAEDWHEKTAFTARHGQRMLALAMKRLPKGTQDLSVSDVSQGAVLIGLVGFIDPPREEVLSAIGECRTAGIDVKMITGDHAATATAIARELALAPEPQTLTGDQLDDIDDADLPDIVRSMTVFARTTPAHKLRLVRALQIDQDVTAMTGDGVNDAPALKQADVGVAMGRKGTDAAKEAAEIVLADDNFASIVAAIREGRTVYDNIRKVIAWTLPTNGGEGATLIGAIAFGLTLPMTAIQILWINMVTAVALGLTLAFEPTEPGTMTRPPRKATESLLSGTLLWRICFVSLLFAAGAFGVFFYAIERGQSVDMARTMVVNTLVVMEIAYLFSVRFVYSGSLTWRGMLGTPAVLIGVGITVLAQLAFTYLPALQSIFATEPVAWQDGLLIVGIGAALLILVELEKAIFGFFARRRTAAPKTAASETAA; encoded by the coding sequence TTGGCACGACCTTCAGCAAAACGCGATGCGCAACCATCGGCCGATGCGCCCCTTCCCTTTGCGCAAACGGCGGCCGAGGTCATGGCCGCCCAGCAGGTCGCGCTCGATAGCGGCCTGAGCGCAACCGAAGCCGCATCACGCCGCGAGCGCTATGGTCCGAACCGGCTCCCCGATGTCGAACATCGCGGCGCCATCATGCGCTTCCTGCTGCAATTCCATAACCTTCTGATCTATGTCCTGATCGGCGCGGCCGTGCTGGCTGCGGCCATTGGCAACGTGATCGACGCCGCCGTCATCGTCGCGGTGGTCGTCCTCAACGCGATCGTCGGCTTCATCCAGGAAGGACGCGCCGAACGGGCGCTCGAGGCCATCCGCGGCATGATCGACCCCCACGCGGCCGTCATTCGCGATGGGCAACGCGTGGACGTGGCCGCCGAGGATATCGTCCCCGGCGATTTGGTGCTCCTGGAGCCGGGGACGCGCGTACCGGCTGACTTGCGTCTGGCCCGGGCCCGCAATCTACGGATCGACGAGGCGGCACTGACCGGCGAGTCGCTTCCCGTCGACAAGGCCATCCGCCCTGTCCCGCAGGAAACTGTCCTCGCGGACCGCACCTCCATGGCGTTCTCCGGTACGTTTGTCGCCAACGGCACGGCGACCGGCATCGCGGTCGCCACCGGACCGGAAAGCGAGCTCGGCCGCATCAGTGCACTCGTCGGAACGGTCCAAAAACTCACCACTCCGCTGATCAGGCGGATGGATCAGTTCGCCCGCCTGCTCACCGTCTTCATCCTCGCCGCCTGCGCGGCCGTGTTCCTGTTCGCGGTCTATGTGCGCGCCTATCCCTGGCAGGAAGCCTTCATGGTCGTGATCGGGCTTGCCGTCTCGGCCATCCCCGAAGGCCTGCCCGCGGTGATGACAATTGCACTCGCCGTCGGCGTCCAGCGCATGGCCGACCGGAACGCCATCATCCGCCGCCTGCCGGCCGTGGAGACGCTCGGCTCGGTCTCGGTCATCTGCTCGGACAAGACGGGCACACTCACGCGCAACGAGATGACCGTCCGGAGCGTCGTGACCCCGGAGAGCGTGCTTGACGTTTCCGGCGTCGGATACCGTCCACAAGGCGGCTTCACGAACAACGGCGCGCCGGTCGAACCCGGCAGCCACCAGGCCCTGACCGAGGCTGCCCGTGCGGCCATCCTCTGCAACGACGCGGAGTTGCGGCACTGCGACGACGACTGGTCGGCACACGGCGATCCGATGGAAGGGGCGCTCGTCTGCTTCGGCATGAAAGCCGGGTTCGATCCCGATCTCTTACGCAAACAACTGCCGCGAACCGACGAGATTCCTTTCGACACCGAGCACCGCTTCATGGCGACGCTGCATCACGGCCACGAAGACGGGAGCGCCATCGCCTATATCAAAGGCGCGCCCGAGCAGATTCTCAGCATGTGCGACCGGCAACTCGATCAGGACCAGGTGGCACCGTTGGACGCTGAAGACTGGCACGAGAAAACCGCGTTCACCGCCCGGCACGGCCAGCGCATGCTGGCGCTTGCCATGAAGCGCCTTCCGAAGGGCACGCAGGACCTAAGCGTCTCTGACGTCTCGCAAGGTGCCGTCCTCATCGGTCTCGTGGGCTTCATCGACCCGCCGCGCGAGGAGGTCCTCTCCGCGATCGGCGAATGCCGGACGGCCGGCATCGACGTTAAAATGATCACCGGCGACCATGCCGCCACGGCGACCGCCATCGCACGTGAGCTGGCGCTGGCGCCGGAACCGCAGACCCTGACCGGGGATCAGCTCGACGACATAGACGACGCCGACCTCCCCGACATCGTGCGCTCGATGACGGTCTTCGCGCGGACGACCCCAGCACACAAGCTGCGCCTCGTCCGCGCCCTGCAGATCGACCAGGACGTGACCGCCATGACCGGCGACGGCGTCAACGACGCCCCTGCCCTCAAGCAGGCCGATGTCGGTGTGGCCATGGGAAGAAAAGGCACGGACGCCGCCAAGGAGGCTGCGGAAATTGTGCTCGCGGACGACAACTTCGCGTCGATCGTCGCGGCGATACGGGAAGGCCGCACGGTCTACGACAATATCCGCAAGGTCATCGCCTGGACGCTGCCCACCAATGGCGGCGAAGGCGCCACCCTGATCGGCGCCATCGCCTTTGGCCTCACCCTGCCCATGACCGCCATCCAGATTCTTTGGATCAACATGGTCACCGCCGTGGCGCTCGGTCTCACCCTCGCCTTCGAACCGACCGAACCCGGGACAATGACAAGACCGCCCCGCAAGGCGACCGAGTCGCTACTCTCGGGCACGCTTCTGTGGCGCATCTGTTTCGTTTCGCTTCTATTCGCGGCCGGCGCGTTCGGCGTCTTCTTCTACGCGATCGAACGCGGCCAAAGCGTCGACATGGCGCGAACCATGGTCGTCAACACGCTCGTCGTGATGGAGATCGCTTATCTGTTCAGCGTGCGCTTCGTGTATAGCGGCTCGC
- a CDS encoding SelT/SelW/SelH family protein encodes MAPPKPHIVITYCRMCNWMLRAAWMGQELLSTFAGEVGSLTLIPDDTGGVFEVRVDGDLVWSRGQQGRFPEITELKQLVRDRIAPAHDLGHADRRDEDAGDS; translated from the coding sequence ATGGCACCGCCGAAACCACATATCGTTATCACGTACTGCCGCATGTGCAATTGGATGCTACGGGCCGCTTGGATGGGGCAGGAGCTCCTGTCGACCTTCGCAGGAGAGGTTGGCTCGCTCACGCTGATTCCCGACGATACCGGCGGCGTGTTCGAGGTGCGGGTCGATGGCGACCTCGTGTGGTCGCGGGGGCAGCAGGGCCGGTTTCCGGAGATCACCGAGCTCAAGCAGCTCGTGCGGGACCGTATTGCGCCCGCCCACGATCTCGGCCATGCGGACCGTCGAGACGAGGATGCCGGAGACAGCTAA
- a CDS encoding ABC transporter ATP-binding protein, producing the protein MSEKTPVIKVRDLVVGFGTQTVLNHLDMDVRPAEILGVVGASGAGKSVLLRTIIGLIPRRHGTIDVLGKDLDKIDENERRAMERRWGVLFQQGALFSSLTVKQNVQFPMRENLEISQRLMDEMAYAKLEMVGLSPRDGDKYPSELSGGMTKRVALARALALDPEIVFLDEPTSGLDPISAGDFDELIRTLQQTLEITVFMVTHDLESLYTACDRIAVLADGKLAAEGPISAMLESDHPWVKTYFQGKRGSSLADRELTH; encoded by the coding sequence ATGAGTGAGAAAACGCCGGTCATCAAAGTGCGCGACCTCGTCGTGGGGTTTGGCACACAGACCGTCCTCAATCATTTGGATATGGACGTGCGTCCTGCGGAGATCCTGGGCGTTGTCGGCGCGTCCGGCGCCGGAAAATCCGTCCTGTTGCGGACCATCATCGGACTCATCCCGCGGCGCCACGGCACGATCGACGTGCTGGGCAAGGACCTGGATAAGATCGACGAGAATGAACGGCGCGCCATGGAGCGCCGCTGGGGCGTCCTCTTCCAGCAAGGCGCCCTGTTCTCTTCGCTCACCGTGAAGCAAAATGTTCAGTTCCCCATGCGCGAGAACCTCGAGATTTCGCAGCGCCTGATGGACGAGATGGCCTACGCCAAACTGGAGATGGTCGGGCTATCGCCACGGGACGGGGACAAATATCCATCCGAGCTGTCGGGCGGCATGACCAAGCGCGTGGCGCTCGCGCGCGCTCTGGCCCTCGACCCGGAGATCGTGTTTCTTGACGAACCGACGTCGGGGCTGGACCCGATTTCGGCCGGTGATTTCGACGAGTTGATCCGGACGCTGCAGCAGACCCTGGAGATCACCGTCTTCATGGTGACCCACGATTTGGAGAGCCTCTACACGGCGTGCGACAGAATCGCCGTCCTCGCCGACGGCAAGCTCGCCGCGGAAGGACCGATCTCCGCCATGCTGGAATCCGATCACCCCTGGGTGAAGACCTATTTCCAAGGAAAGCGGGGCAGCAGCCTCGCCGACCGTGAACTGACACACTAA
- a CDS encoding MlaE family lipid ABC transporter permease subunit yields MAEALLTQKLVGDRLELTARGSWTAPHAGELETEIDRLAGGPTGTASAKTTDVSIDMAGVRELDTFGAWLLERLTRQWTSAGRDAMVVGLPAHGADLVEEMHAVNREAPAPRERQNPIVSFFAAVGRGTAGFAGSFQTFAQMLGETGMAAARVLFRPSEYRLTSTVHQFDRVALQAVPIIALITFLIGAIVAQQGIFHFRKFGAELYAVDLVGILVLREIGVLIVAIMVAGRSGSSYTAELGSMKMREELDALRTMGFDPVEVLVLPRIIVLVLALPALTFIGCMAALYGGALVAWLYGGMSLDIYIARLTDAISLTHFKVGMIKAPFMGLVIGLVACAEGLRVKGSAESLGIQTTKSVVESIFLVIVLDGLFAIFFASIGM; encoded by the coding sequence ATGGCCGAGGCGTTACTGACCCAAAAGCTGGTAGGCGATCGGCTGGAGCTGACCGCGAGAGGCTCATGGACCGCTCCGCACGCGGGCGAGCTTGAGACCGAGATCGACCGGCTCGCCGGCGGCCCAACCGGCACGGCGTCGGCCAAGACCACGGACGTATCTATCGACATGGCCGGTGTCCGCGAACTCGATACGTTCGGCGCCTGGCTTCTCGAGCGCCTGACCCGCCAATGGACAAGCGCGGGGCGCGACGCGATGGTCGTCGGCCTGCCCGCACACGGCGCCGACCTCGTCGAGGAGATGCACGCGGTCAACCGCGAAGCCCCCGCGCCGCGGGAACGCCAAAACCCTATTGTCTCGTTCTTTGCCGCCGTCGGGCGTGGCACCGCCGGCTTTGCCGGTAGCTTCCAGACCTTCGCACAGATGCTGGGCGAGACCGGCATGGCCGCCGCCCGGGTCCTGTTCCGCCCGAGTGAGTACCGGCTTACTTCTACGGTTCATCAGTTCGATCGGGTCGCGCTGCAGGCCGTGCCCATCATCGCGCTCATCACTTTTCTGATCGGCGCCATCGTCGCCCAGCAGGGCATCTTCCATTTCCGCAAGTTCGGCGCCGAACTCTACGCCGTAGACCTCGTGGGCATCCTCGTCTTGCGCGAGATTGGCGTGCTGATCGTCGCCATCATGGTCGCGGGACGCTCGGGCAGTTCCTACACCGCCGAGCTCGGATCGATGAAGATGCGCGAGGAACTCGATGCGCTCCGCACCATGGGGTTCGACCCCGTGGAGGTGCTCGTCCTGCCGCGCATCATCGTGCTCGTACTCGCGCTCCCGGCGCTGACATTCATCGGTTGCATGGCAGCGCTCTATGGCGGTGCTCTCGTCGCTTGGCTCTATGGCGGCATGAGCCTCGACATCTATATCGCGCGGCTGACCGACGCGATCTCGCTGACGCATTTCAAGGTCGGCATGATCAAGGCGCCGTTCATGGGCCTCGTCATCGGACTGGTTGCCTGCGCCGAGGGACTGCGGGTGAAGGGAAGCGCCGAATCGCTCGGCATCCAAACGACGAAGTCCGTCGTGGAGTCGATCTTCCTGGTGATCGTACTGGATGGCCTGTTCGCAATCTTCTTCGCCTCGATTGGGATGTGA